In the Sulfurivermis fontis genome, CGCGCTACCTGGCCAGCCATCTGCTCAAGGTCGGCACCATGGCGCCGTCCCAGGCCGCGATGCTTTCCGGTGAGTTGATGGCGGTGCGCGGCGTGGCGGAGGCGGTGGTCAACGGTGAGGAGGGGGTGGCCTACCTCAAGGTGGACAGCCAGCAGTTGGACCGGACCGCCTTGGAGCGGTATTCGCTGCCGGAGTCCTGATATACAATGCCCCGTCATGCCCAGGGAACGGGCACACAATCAACCAAGGTTCAGTGGAGACAGCAGCATGGCACGAGGCATCAACAAGGTAATTCTGATCGGCAATCTTGGCCGCGACCCCGAGGTCCGCTATACCCCCAACGGCGGCGCCATCGCCAATATCACCCTGGCCACCACAGACCAGTGGAAGGACAAGCAGAGCGGCCAGATGCAGGACCGTACCGAGTGGCACCGCGTGGTGATGTTCGGCCGGCTGGGCGAGATTGCCGGCGAATACCTGAAGAAGGGCTCCCAGGTGTACATCGAGGGCCGCCTGCAGACCCGCAAGTGGCAGGACCAGAGCGGCCAGGACCGCTATACCACCGAGATCGTCGCCAACGAGATGCAGATGCTGGGCAGCGCAGGCGGGCGCGGCGCCTCCAGCGCCGACTTCGGTCAGGAGGCCGAGTCGGCACCGCCGGCGCGACAGCCGGCCCAGGGCGGCGGACGCAGCAGCCCGGCAGGCAGCAGCAACAACTTCGACGGCTTCGACGACGATATCCCGTTCTGACCTGTGCGGCGGCGGTCAGGGCGAAGCCCCTTGGCCGCCGCCGGGCGACAGAAAACAAAAAACCCGCTGTCTTGTGACAGCGGGTTTTTTGTTTGTGCCGCACCGGCCGAAAGGCCGGGAACGACTTTGTTGGTCGGGGTGATAGGATTTGAACCTACGGCCCCTGCGTCCCGAACGCAGTGCTCTACCGGGCTGAGCTACACCCCGAAAATCATACTCAGTACGCGCGGGCGACCGAGAATTCCGCCAGCGCCGCCAGGGCCTGTTTGTAGGGCGAATCCGGGAAATTCGCCAGTTCGGCCAGGGCGCGATCGGCTTCCTGCCGTGCGGAGCGCGAAGTGTACGCGATGGCTCCGGTGGATTCAATGGCTGCGGTGATTTCCGCCATGTTTTCCCGCCCGCCGTTTTCGATGGCACGGCGAATCAGCGCGGCCTGCTCGGGTGTGCCGTGGCGCATGGCATAGATCAGCGGCAGGGTGGGTTTGCCCTCGGCCAGGTCGTCGCCGATGTTCTTGCCCAACTGCTCGCTGGAAGCGCTGTAGTCCAGCACGTCGTCGATGAGCTGGAAGGCGGTGCCCAGGTGCATGCCGTAGCGGGCCATGGCCTGCTCCTCATCCGCCGGACGCCCGGCCAGCACGGCCCCCAGCTGGCTGGCCGCCTCGAACAGCTTGGCGGTCTTGTAGTGGATCACGTCCATGTAGCGCTGTTCGGTGGTGTCCGGGTCGTGGCAGTTGAGCAGTTGCAGCACCTCGCCCTCGGCGATGGTGTTGGTGGCGTCGGACAGGATCTGCATCACGCGCATGCTGCCCACGTCCACCATCATCTGGAAGGCGCGGGAATAGAGGAAATCGCCCACCAGGACGCTGGCCTCGTTGCCGAATACGGCGTTGGCACTCTGCTGGCCGCGGCGCAGTTCCGAAGCATCCACCACGTCGTCGTGCAGCAGGGTGGCGGTGTGGATGAATTCCACTACCGCGGCCAGGTCGATGTGGTGGCTGCCCTGGTAACCCAGGGCGCGGGCCGCCAGCAGCACCAGTACCGGGCGCAGGCGCTTGCCGCCGCTGTTGATGATGTAGTGGCTGATCTGGTCGATGAGCACTACATTGGAGGCCAGGCGCTGCTGGATCAGCCGGTCGACGGCCTGCTTGTCGTCGGCAATCAGGTCCAGAACGTCTTGGATTTCCATGGTGGGCCGCTTGGATGATGGATAAAAAGTGAAGCAGGGCATGCTAGGTAAGGGGCGGGGGAGTGTCAAGCGGCGCGGCGAGGCGCTATACTTCCGCCCTTCCGGCCGCAGCGGCGGTTTCGCCTCATTTCGGGTTTGACCTGGGATGGTGAAGCCGCTAGAATTGCCGGTCTTTCGATTAGGTTTCGGCCCGGGCCCCTGGGCCGATCGTGTGGAGATTTCGTCATGTACGCGGTATTCGTAACCGGCGGCAAGCAGTACCGGGTGACCGAAGGTCAGACCCTCAAGGTGGAAAAGCTCCCCGTGGATGCGGGTGGCAACATCGAATTCGATCAGGTCCTGATGGTCGCCGACGGCGACAACATCAAGGTCGGTGCGCCCTACGTGGCCGGCGGCAAGGTCACTGCCAGCGTCAAGTCCCAGGGACGCGACGACAAGGTAATGATCATCAAGTTCCGTCGCCGCAAGCACCATCGCAAGCAGCAGGGCCACCGTCAGTACTACACCGAACTGCAGATCACCGGCATCAAGGCCGGCTGAACGCGGGAGTAAAGAGCAATGGCACACAAAAAGGCAGGCGGCTCCACTCGTAACGGCCGCGATTCCATCGCCAAGCGCCTCGGCGTGAAACGTTTCGGTGACCAGCTGGTGACCGCCGGCAACATCCTGGTGCGTCAGCGCGGCACCCATTTCCACCCGGGCCTGAACGTCGGCTGTGGCAAGGACCACACCCTGTTCGCCAAGGCGGATGGCCGCGTGGTGTTCGAGACCAAGGGGCCGAACAACCGCAAGTTCGTGAGCGTTATCCCCGCCGAATAAACCGGCAGTGGATGGCCGCGCAGAAAGCCCCGTCTTCCATGGCGGGGTTTTTTGTTTTGTAAGTCGCAAGTGACAAGTTCCAAGTGACAAGAAAAGGCCATAGCTGCCGCCCCTGTTACTGCCCCTGATATCTCACTTGCAACTCGACACTTGTAACTTGAAACTTTTCTTCCATGAAATTCGTTGACGAAGCCACCATACGCGTCGAGGCCGGCAAGGGCGGCAACGGCTGTGTCAGCTTTCGTCGCGAAAAATATATCCCCTTCGGCGGTCCCGACGGCGGTGACGGCGGTGATGGCGGCAGCGTGTTTCTGCGAGCCGTCGGCGCGCTGAATACCCTGGCCGATTTCCGCTTCGAGCGCCGCTTCAAGGCGCAGAACGGAGAGCCCGGTTCCGGCAACAACAAGACCGGCGCCAGTGCGCCCGATTTGACCATCGATGTCCCGGTGGGCACCGAGGTCTACGATGAGGACACCGGCGAGCTGCTGGGCGATCTGGTCAGCGATGGCCAGCTCCTCAAAGTGGCCCAAGGGGGCTTCCATGGCCTCGGCAACCTGCGCTACAAGAGCAGTGTCAATCGCGCCCCGCGCGAGTCCAAGCCGGGCACCCCGGGCGAGGTGCGCAATCTGCGCCTGGAGCTGAAGGTGCTGGCCGACGTGGGACTGCTGGGCCTGCCCAATGCCGGTAAGTCCACGCTGATCCGCGCTGTGTCCTCGGCCCGTCCGCGCGTGGCGGACTACCCGTTTACCACCCTCTATCCCAACCTCGGCGTGGTC is a window encoding:
- the rplU gene encoding 50S ribosomal protein L21: MYAVFVTGGKQYRVTEGQTLKVEKLPVDAGGNIEFDQVLMVADGDNIKVGAPYVAGGKVTASVKSQGRDDKVMIIKFRRRKHHRKQQGHRQYYTELQITGIKAG
- the ispB gene encoding octaprenyl diphosphate synthase, with amino-acid sequence MEIQDVLDLIADDKQAVDRLIQQRLASNVVLIDQISHYIINSGGKRLRPVLVLLAARALGYQGSHHIDLAAVVEFIHTATLLHDDVVDASELRRGQQSANAVFGNEASVLVGDFLYSRAFQMMVDVGSMRVMQILSDATNTIAEGEVLQLLNCHDPDTTEQRYMDVIHYKTAKLFEAASQLGAVLAGRPADEEQAMARYGMHLGTAFQLIDDVLDYSASSEQLGKNIGDDLAEGKPTLPLIYAMRHGTPEQAALIRRAIENGGRENMAEITAAIESTGAIAYTSRSARQEADRALAELANFPDSPYKQALAALAEFSVARAY
- the rpmA gene encoding 50S ribosomal protein L27 encodes the protein MAHKKAGGSTRNGRDSIAKRLGVKRFGDQLVTAGNILVRQRGTHFHPGLNVGCGKDHTLFAKADGRVVFETKGPNNRKFVSVIPAE
- the cgtA gene encoding Obg family GTPase CgtA, with the protein product MKFVDEATIRVEAGKGGNGCVSFRREKYIPFGGPDGGDGGDGGSVFLRAVGALNTLADFRFERRFKAQNGEPGSGNNKTGASAPDLTIDVPVGTEVYDEDTGELLGDLVSDGQLLKVAQGGFHGLGNLRYKSSVNRAPRESKPGTPGEVRNLRLELKVLADVGLLGLPNAGKSTLIRAVSSARPRVADYPFTTLYPNLGVVSVGLHRSFVIADIPGIIEGAAEGAGLGIQFLKHLARTHLLLHLVDVLPPDDSDPVAAVRVIEHELEKFSPALAARERWLVINKLDLIPEELRDEYCCDIVQRLGWTGPVFRIAAIAGEGTRELTYRIMEHLEAERAKLQPPAPPPEPTAANEEHSAPESE
- the ssb gene encoding single-stranded DNA-binding protein codes for the protein MARGINKVILIGNLGRDPEVRYTPNGGAIANITLATTDQWKDKQSGQMQDRTEWHRVVMFGRLGEIAGEYLKKGSQVYIEGRLQTRKWQDQSGQDRYTTEIVANEMQMLGSAGGRGASSADFGQEAESAPPARQPAQGGGRSSPAGSSNNFDGFDDDIPF